Proteins encoded within one genomic window of Thermodesulfovibrionales bacterium:
- a CDS encoding Hsp20/alpha crystallin family protein: MLWSDLERFGRVLDPWHELEGMSRALRRAALPSTLEFPATNVWVSEDSAVVTTEVPGIDPDALEISVLKDSLTLRGSRPAVELREEESYHRKERWSGQFTKTLQLPFPVDPGKVEARFAKGVLRIALPRAEADRPRKIPVKSE, translated from the coding sequence ATGTTATGGTCAGATTTGGAAAGGTTCGGAAGAGTCCTTGACCCGTGGCATGAGCTGGAGGGAATGAGTCGCGCGCTGAGGCGGGCCGCACTCCCTTCGACTCTGGAGTTTCCTGCAACAAACGTATGGGTATCTGAGGACAGCGCAGTGGTCACAACCGAGGTGCCGGGGATAGACCCTGATGCCCTCGAAATCTCCGTCCTAAAGGATTCCCTTACGCTGCGCGGTTCACGGCCAGCAGTAGAGCTGAGAGAAGAGGAGTCCTATCATCGAAAGGAACGGTGGAGCGGCCAGTTCACCAAGACCCTTCAACTGCCGTTTCCTGTTGATCCCGGCAAGGTGGAAGCGAGGTTTGCAAAGGGGGTCTTACGCATTGCCCTCCCCCGCGCAGAAGCAGACAGGCCCAGAAAAATCCCGGTCAAATCTGAATAG
- the asnS gene encoding asparagine--tRNA ligase — protein sequence MERSLIRNILREAEPGQPVTVCGWVRTRRESKDFAFIALNDGSTQETLQLVIPGDTPAFRELHRCNTGAAIRARGILKESPAKGQKIEVEASEIEVIGEADPDQYPLQKKGHTLEFLREIGHLRPRTNTFGAIFRLRNILASAVHDFFQGRGFFWVHTPIITASDCEGAGELFSVTSLDLESLPRKGDGDIDFGRDFFGKRAFLTVSGQLEAEFLALSLGNVYTFGPTFRAENSNTSRHLSEFWMIEPEMAFADLRDDMQLAEDFFRFLCARAVEKGEKELAFLEKQYKKVSVEELRKLAETPFVHTSYTDAIEELKRSGEHFEFPAAWGSDLQSEHERYLTDRVFHGPVIVTDYPKEIKAFYMRMNADGRTVAAMDLLVPKIGEIIGGSQREERLGVLQARMEETGVPIESLQWYLDLRRFGSAPHAGFGLGFERLVQYITGMGNIRDVIPCPRAPQTIGF from the coding sequence ATGGAACGGTCATTGATAAGGAATATTCTCCGTGAGGCAGAGCCGGGGCAACCGGTTACGGTATGCGGGTGGGTGAGGACGAGGCGAGAATCAAAGGACTTTGCCTTCATCGCCCTGAACGACGGCTCGACACAGGAGACTTTGCAACTCGTCATCCCTGGTGACACTCCCGCTTTTCGTGAGCTGCACCGCTGTAATACCGGGGCAGCCATCAGGGCACGGGGAATCCTGAAGGAGTCGCCGGCAAAGGGTCAGAAGATTGAAGTGGAGGCTTCTGAGATCGAAGTCATCGGCGAGGCAGATCCTGATCAATACCCTCTGCAAAAGAAAGGGCATACCCTTGAGTTTCTGAGGGAGATAGGTCATCTGAGACCGCGGACAAACACCTTTGGTGCAATTTTCAGGCTGCGAAATATCCTCGCTTCTGCTGTCCATGATTTTTTTCAGGGCCGAGGATTTTTCTGGGTCCATACCCCGATCATCACAGCCAGCGATTGTGAAGGCGCCGGCGAGCTCTTCTCGGTTACGTCTCTTGATCTCGAAAGTCTCCCCAGGAAGGGCGACGGTGACATAGATTTCGGCAGAGACTTTTTTGGCAAACGAGCCTTTCTGACGGTGAGCGGGCAGCTTGAAGCAGAATTTCTGGCCCTGTCCCTTGGGAATGTCTATACCTTTGGTCCGACCTTCAGGGCCGAGAACTCGAATACTTCGCGCCATCTCTCAGAGTTCTGGATGATCGAACCCGAGATGGCCTTTGCGGATCTCAGGGATGATATGCAGCTGGCAGAGGATTTTTTCCGTTTCCTGTGCGCAAGAGCTGTCGAAAAGGGGGAGAAGGAGCTCGCATTCCTTGAGAAGCAGTACAAGAAGGTCTCCGTTGAGGAGCTCAGGAAGCTTGCAGAAACTCCCTTTGTCCATACCTCATACACCGATGCGATAGAAGAGCTGAAGCGCTCAGGAGAGCATTTTGAATTCCCGGCAGCCTGGGGATCAGACCTCCAGTCCGAACACGAGCGTTATCTTACGGACAGGGTCTTTCATGGTCCGGTGATTGTGACGGACTATCCGAAAGAGATAAAGGCCTTCTATATGAGGATGAACGCAGACGGGAGGACCGTTGCCGCAATGGACCTCCTTGTGCCGAAGATAGGCGAGATCATCGGCGGAAGCCAGCGCGAGGAGAGGCTGGGAGTCCTTCAGGCCCGAATGGAGGAGACAGGAGTGCCGATCGAAAGTCTGCAGTGGTATCTCGACCTTCGAAGGTTCGGGTCGGCTCCCCATGCAGGGTTTGGCCTTGGCTTCGAGCGGCTCGTACAGTACATCACGGGCATGGGCAACATCCGTGATGTAATCCCCTGCCCGAGGGCTCCCCAGACCATCGGTTTCTGA
- a CDS encoding CZB domain-containing protein has translation MEDPERSHHLISSAPLDPGSVNKRRGEILKASAFSQALLYHLEWKRRFRNFLDGKGDMAASEIVSPEKWRLGKWLSSPEMSTYSSPSEIQELQRLHNEVHETAKRIYEFKRAGNLSASRRELKDFDDTCMKLVSLLTAKNVLNVSPKEEKSVSVMNLLNNFLFRKGFFDFFQKMERDGIEAARAFWHSHPYKNSLPPQVPMIYEKLIDFYVDMSLIPQTSYKKLLKEQERLHYENTFLMGTFMELQWKVFAGSGEKVREAWQDALYEQIATNRGIAEKFFNLFVEASASFYGKAAEKPRCMTGNRREKRRTYDSPVEFVYKDNVDEIVKGLVINISDSGLCINSSIPLKKGQEILIRSSLPSRHKAFIVQWTNATITGFSAG, from the coding sequence ATGGAAGACCCCGAGAGATCGCACCATCTTATCTCATCGGCGCCGCTCGATCCAGGTTCGGTCAATAAGAGAAGGGGAGAGATATTGAAAGCAAGCGCCTTCTCACAGGCCCTGCTTTACCATCTGGAATGGAAAAGGAGATTCAGGAATTTTCTCGATGGAAAAGGGGATATGGCGGCTTCAGAGATCGTCTCCCCCGAAAAATGGAGACTCGGGAAATGGCTCTCCTCTCCTGAGATGTCCACATATTCGTCGCCCTCTGAAATTCAGGAACTCCAGAGATTGCATAACGAAGTCCATGAGACTGCCAAGCGGATATATGAGTTCAAGCGCGCCGGTAATTTATCTGCATCGAGAAGAGAACTGAAGGACTTCGACGATACTTGCATGAAACTCGTCTCCCTTCTGACCGCCAAGAACGTCCTGAATGTTTCACCAAAGGAGGAAAAATCAGTGTCAGTCATGAACCTCCTCAATAATTTCCTTTTCAGAAAGGGTTTCTTTGACTTCTTCCAGAAGATGGAGCGGGACGGCATTGAAGCCGCAAGGGCATTCTGGCATTCACATCCTTACAAGAACAGTCTTCCGCCGCAAGTCCCCATGATCTATGAAAAACTCATCGATTTTTATGTCGACATGAGTCTGATACCGCAAACAAGCTACAAGAAGCTTCTCAAGGAACAGGAGAGACTCCACTATGAGAATACCTTCCTCATGGGAACCTTCATGGAACTCCAGTGGAAGGTTTTCGCGGGGAGCGGAGAGAAGGTTCGGGAGGCATGGCAAGACGCCCTTTATGAACAGATTGCGACGAACAGGGGAATCGCTGAGAAGTTTTTCAACCTGTTCGTGGAGGCGAGCGCCTCTTTTTACGGGAAGGCAGCGGAGAAGCCGCGCTGCATGACGGGGAACCGTCGGGAGAAACGCCGTACGTATGACTCGCCCGTAGAATTTGTCTACAAAGACAATGTCGATGAAATAGTGAAGGGCCTTGTCATCAACATCAGCGATTCCGGGCTCTGCATCAATTCGTCAATTCCCCTCAAGAAAGGACAGGAGATCCTAATCAGGAGTTCTCTTCCGTCACGACACAAGGCTTTCATCGTTCAATGGACCAATGCCACCATAACAGGGTTTTCAGCGGGCTGA
- a CDS encoding CBS domain-containing protein produces the protein MKAYELMTKSIESVRPDATVEEVMQLLARKMIRSVLVEPKGPKDGFGVIAVRDIVNKVLAQKLDPKKIKAGAVATKPVICVKRDMDTDQLLGLMQNYNIARVFVTDGEAIVGVVAYLDFIRAAAKM, from the coding sequence ATGAAGGCGTATGAACTCATGACGAAATCAATCGAGTCGGTCCGGCCGGATGCTACCGTGGAGGAGGTCATGCAACTCCTTGCCCGTAAGATGATCCGATCCGTTCTGGTAGAACCGAAGGGACCGAAGGACGGGTTCGGCGTTATCGCAGTGCGGGATATCGTGAACAAGGTCCTCGCTCAAAAACTGGATCCAAAAAAGATTAAAGCAGGGGCAGTGGCGACAAAACCGGTTATTTGTGTCAAGAGGGATATGGACACGGACCAGCTTCTCGGTCTCATGCAAAATTACAATATCGCCAGGGTTTTTGTGACGGACGGCGAGGCGATTGTCGGCGTCGTTGCCTACCTCGATTTCATCCGTGCCGCTGCGAAGATGTAG
- the arsS gene encoding arsenosugar biosynthesis radical SAM (seleno)protein ArsS (Some members of this family are selenoproteins.) translates to MNKKFKDRISDIHGGPLVSLDVKILQVNLGYFCNMTCKHCHVSAGSGRKEVMRRETLEEVIGVLGESDIETLDITGGAPEMNPHFLSLVEEARGIGRHVMVRTNLTIFFEKGMEQLPQFYSRNNVEVIASLPFYLENDVDRVRGKGTFRKCIEALKILNSLGYGVQGSEKKLHLVYNPSGAFLSPQQKTLEDDYKRELLRGFGITFDNLYTFSNVPIGRFRDYLVRSGNFERYMEKLVTAFNPETLDGLMCRHVVNVGWKGTLHDCDFNQMLGLGVHASCGQHITDFDYHRLVGRTINVGEHCYSCTAGQGST, encoded by the coding sequence ATGAACAAGAAATTCAAAGACAGAATATCGGACATTCATGGCGGTCCTCTTGTCTCTCTTGATGTCAAAATACTTCAGGTGAATCTGGGGTATTTCTGCAACATGACCTGTAAGCATTGTCATGTCAGTGCCGGTTCCGGGAGGAAGGAAGTTATGAGAAGGGAGACTCTTGAGGAAGTGATCGGGGTGTTGGGAGAGAGTGATATCGAGACCCTTGACATAACCGGCGGCGCGCCGGAGATGAATCCACATTTCCTTTCCCTTGTCGAGGAGGCAAGGGGAATCGGCAGGCACGTCATGGTTCGCACGAACCTGACCATTTTTTTTGAGAAGGGAATGGAACAACTGCCCCAATTCTACAGCAGGAATAACGTCGAGGTCATCGCTTCCTTACCCTTCTATCTGGAGAATGATGTCGATAGGGTGAGGGGGAAGGGGACCTTCCGGAAGTGTATTGAGGCCCTCAAAATATTAAACAGCCTCGGTTACGGTGTGCAGGGATCGGAGAAAAAACTGCATCTCGTCTACAACCCCTCGGGCGCCTTCCTCTCTCCTCAGCAGAAGACGCTGGAAGATGACTATAAGAGAGAGTTGCTCAGAGGATTCGGCATAACCTTTGACAATCTCTACACCTTCTCAAACGTGCCCATCGGGAGATTCAGGGACTATCTGGTTAGGAGCGGCAATTTCGAAAGGTATATGGAAAAGCTCGTAACAGCATTTAATCCCGAAACCCTCGATGGTCTGATGTGCAGACATGTGGTGAATGTCGGATGGAAAGGGACACTTCATGACTGCGATTTCAATCAGATGCTCGGCCTCGGCGTTCATGCTTCCTGCGGCCAACACATCACCGACTTTGATTATCACCGGCTTGTCGGAAGAACAATCAATGTCGGGGAACATTGTTACAGCTGTACGGCCGGTCAGGGCTCGACCTGA
- a CDS encoding class I SAM-dependent methyltransferase: MERKRDTGSRQDGKEAVISSYLDIVAREAEEYASTHTSPLSPLIEEVESCTLTTMPYPNMLTGRVAGRFLQFVAQLSGAQQVVEIGTFTGYSALAMAEVLPENGRILTIENNPGHAKIAQGFFDRSPVGFKITLRLGDALETLKTLPAGTTDLVFIDADKHNYSSYYREAMRIVRRDGLILADNALWYGRVFDPQDEEDRAIADFNELVNGDSRAEKLFLTIRDGIYVIRKR; encoded by the coding sequence ATGGAACGAAAACGTGATACGGGTTCAAGGCAAGACGGGAAGGAGGCCGTCATATCCTCCTACCTGGATATCGTGGCCAGGGAGGCTGAGGAGTATGCATCGACCCATACATCACCCCTGTCGCCGCTCATCGAGGAGGTGGAATCCTGCACCCTGACAACGATGCCCTATCCAAACATGCTCACCGGAAGAGTCGCAGGCAGGTTCCTGCAGTTTGTTGCGCAGCTCTCCGGCGCGCAGCAGGTCGTCGAAATCGGCACCTTCACCGGTTACTCAGCCCTTGCCATGGCAGAGGTTCTGCCTGAAAACGGCCGAATCCTGACCATCGAGAATAATCCTGGTCATGCGAAGATCGCCCAGGGGTTCTTCGACCGAAGCCCCGTCGGCTTCAAGATCACCCTGCGCCTGGGAGATGCCCTCGAAACACTAAAGACGCTCCCTGCCGGAACGACGGACCTTGTCTTCATCGATGCCGACAAGCACAACTATAGCTCCTATTACCGGGAGGCGATGCGGATAGTACGGAGGGACGGATTGATCCTTGCCGACAATGCCCTGTGGTATGGAAGGGTCTTCGACCCGCAGGACGAGGAAGATCGTGCAATTGCAGATTTTAACGAATTGGTGAACGGGGACAGCCGAGCCGAGAAGCTCTTCCTTACGATCCGCGACGGGATTTATGTAATAAGGAAACGCTGA